From Megalobrama amblycephala isolate DHTTF-2021 linkage group LG8, ASM1881202v1, whole genome shotgun sequence, the proteins below share one genomic window:
- the krt4 gene encoding keratin, type II cytoskeletal 4, with protein sequence MTSIKTVSYSVGGSGGGGGSIRKSYSSQSAYAVPVGSTRVSSVRRSGVGAGAGFGAGFGAGGSSYSFSSSSMGGGYGGGYGGGYGGGLGGGLGGGMGFVAAPITAVTVNQSLLAPLNLEIDPTIQAVRTQEKEQIKTLNNRFASFIDKVRFLEQQNKMLETKWSLLQEQTTTRSNIDAMFEAYISNLRRQLDGLGNEKMKLEGELKNMQGLVEDFKNKYEDEINKRASVENEFVLLKKDVDAAYMNKVELEAKVDALQDEINFLRAVYEAELRELQSQIKDTSVIVEMDNSRNLDMDSIVAEVRAQYEDIANRSRAEAESWYKQKFEEMQSSAGQYGEDLRSTKAEIAELNRMIARLQNEIDAVKGQRANLEAQIAEAEERGELAVKDAKLRIKELEEALQRAKQDMARQVREYQELMNVKLALDIEIATYRKLLEGEESRLSSGGASATIHVQQSTGGTLSSGFSGSGAGFGYGGGSGFGGSGFGGSGFSGGSGYGGSSISKTSVTSVSSQRRY encoded by the exons ATGACAAGCATCAAGACTGTCAGCTACAGCGTTGGTGGCAGCGGCGGCGGCGGTGGCTCCATCAGGAAGAGCTACTCCAGCCAGTCAGCCTATGCAGTTCCCGTCGGTTCTACCAGGGTTAGCTCTGTCAGGAGATCTGGCGTGGGTGCCGGCGCAGGCTTCGGTGCAGGGTTCGGTGCTGGAGGCAGCAGCTACAgcttcagcagcagcagcatgggTGGAGGCTATGGTGGAGGCTACGGTGGAGGCTACGGTGGAGGTCTCGGTGGAGGTCTCGGTGGAGGCATGGGCTTCGTTGCAGCTCCCATCACTGCTGTAACAGTCAACCAGAGCCTGTTGGCCCCCCTCAACCTGGAAATTGACCCCACGATTCAGGCTGTCCGCACTCAGGAGAAAGAGCAGATCAAGACCCTCAACAACCGCTTCGCCTCATTCATTGACAAA GTGCGTTTCTTGGAACAGCAGAACAAGATGCTGGAGACAAAATGGAGTCTCCTCCAAGAACAGACCACCACCCGCTCTAACATTGACGCCATGTTTGAGGCCTACATTTCTAACCTGCGCAGACAGCTCGATGGCCTGGGAAATGAGAAGATGAAGCTGGAAGGAGAGCTGAAGAACATGCAGGGCCTGGTTGAGGACTTCAAGAACAA GTATGAAGATGAGATCAACAAGCGTGCTTCCGTAGAGAATGAGTTTGTCCTGCTCAAGAAG gatgttGATGCAGCCTACATGAACAAGGTTGAGCTTGAAGCCAAGGTTGATGCTCTTCAAGATGAGATCAACTTCCTCAGGGCAGTCTACGAGGCT GAACTGCGTGAGCTCCAGTCTCAGATCAAGGACACATCAGTTATTGTGGAGATGGACAACAGCAGAAACCTGGATATGGACTCCATTGTTGCTGAAGTTCGTGCTCAGTATGAGGACATCGCAAACCGCAGCCGTGCCGAGGCAGAGAGCTGGTACAAACAGAAG TTTGAGGAGATGCAGTCCTCTGCTGGTCAGTACGGTGAGGACCTCCGCTCAACTAAGGCTGAGATTGCTGAACTCAACCGCATGATCGCCCGCCTGCAGAATGAGATTGATGCCGTCAAGGGACAG CGTGCCAACTTGGAGGCTCAGATCGCTGAGGCTGAGGAGCGCGGAGAGCTGGCAGTGAAGGACGCCAAGCTCCGCATCAAGGAGCTTGAGGAAGCCCTCCAGAGGGCCAAGCAAGACATGGCCCGCCAGGTGCGTGAGTACCAGGAGCTCATGAACGTCAAACTGGCCCTGGACATTGAGATCGCCACCTACAGGAAGCTGTTGGAGGGAGAGGAGAGCAG ACTGTCCAGCGGTGGAGCTTCAGCCACCATTCATGTGCAGCAGTCCACTGGAGGAACTCTGTCATCTG GTTTCTCTGGTAGCGGCGCTGGATTTGGCTATGGCGGTGGCTCAGGATTCGGTGGCTCAGGATTCGGTGGCTCAGGATTCAGTGGAGGTTCAGGATACGGTGGCAGCTCCATCAGCAAAACCAGCGTCACCTCCGTCAGCAGCCAAAGACGCTATTAA